The Melospiza georgiana isolate bMelGeo1 chromosome 1, bMelGeo1.pri, whole genome shotgun sequence genome contains the following window.
TTTAGCTTAAATTGTAATATACTAACTTTAGGTGATTAGAGAATAAACAGGAATATAGTAATTATAGTAGTTAGGCTATAGATAtaagttaaggtatagattggttctactgtattaagatcagcaaagaaaagtatataattcATTGTAACTAAAACTAAAAGGTCTTTAGGCTTGcttgcagctggagctgacagctgtgggcacaaaCTCTGTCACTCATGACTTTAGAGTGCTGTAACATCTTAGatgtaataaactgcattttgaagagctacccggagtcccacatctctcatttaAGCTCTTACACCTATGGGGAGCAGTATTATTTCCCATCTTTGTCAGGGACATGGACGTTGGGATTGAGTGGGATGTTCAGCAAAATCAGTGGCCAGAATAAGCTGAGAAGTGCAGTTGGTTGTCTGGAGGGGAGGGATGGtatccagaggggctggaacaGGTTGGGGCAGTGGGATGTTGTCAGTTTCGTGATGCTGAATGTGGCCAAGTTGCACTTGGTTTGGAGCAATGCCAAACATGGCTGTAGACTGGATAATGCAGAGAGTtgagagcagcccagaggagaaggacctgggataggaaggaaggaaggaaggacagagAAGGAGAGAGCAACTCACTAACTGTCCATTGGTAATTACTCCTTTTTGCTAATACGAGCACAATATTACATTTACAGGATATAAGTTATGAAACTCTTTGGCTTGAATACAGAATAAATGAATTGACATTACACACACCTTGGAGAAAAGGGATGGGCCTGCATTTGTTGTTGGCTATTGGATTTCTCAATGAGATCAAGAAATACACTTTAAATGACAGAGTGGCTTGTTGGGTAAATTTTAGAAATCTAAATGGACAATAACATGGGAACAAATGCAGCCTGAACAGCCTCTACTTTCCAAGATCCTCTCTCGATTCTATTCAAGACACAAGAGCAAGAGCCCACTTTCATCCATCAGGAGGAACTGAACATGAAGAATTGAACATGCCCTGGCCATGAACACTCACAGGCCAGAAACTCCCCATGTCCTGGGCTCATCCCCACACCATGAGCAGCAGTGAGAGGGGAattctctccctctgctcttctGAGACTGGAAATGTGTACTCGGAAGACATGGACATGCTCAAGCAGAGCTGTAGGTGACCCTGGAAGATGATGAGGGTCTGGAGCAACTGGTGTCCAGCCCAGGTGGAAACAAGATCCATACACATCTTCTATCAGAGGCAGGGATAGACCTGCATTCGTGTATCCAGGCCTGGGATCAAGGAAGTGAAGGGTTGGTGGGATCCAAGGGAAGAGCAAAGTGTGGCAGCGTGTGCCCATGAAGGAAGAGGACAATTCACAATGTTCAATGCAAAAGAATTTTATTGAGGCATAAAGAAGAGTAAAAGTCCTGAGCAGTAAGTGGAAGAGGCGTGGCTGAGGTACAAGAAGAGCAACCACCAACCAAGGCCCCTTGGCTCGGAGGTTTGGCCAGAGCATCAAGGACTTCCTCCTTCACAATGGGAGCAGCACAATGGTGGAGGTGCCTGATGGTCTCTGGCCTGGGAGAAGGGGTTTGTCCAgaggggacaggacagagccAAAGGGTCCATGCAGAACAGGGAGTGGGAGAAGAGCAGGAGGCAGATGGGCCACGTTTGCAGGCAGTGTGGCCTGCTGCCTTGCTTGGTGCCCTGAGAGCAGAAGCTGGGTGTGCTGAGCACATTTGAAAGCCTCAGCACAGAAAGGCATCCTAAACGCCTGGGGTGTGTTCCAGGGAGTGGGTGTCAGGGGTGGTGTCAAGGGTGGTGCTGAAGTCCCTCAGCAGTTGTAGCCATAGCCCCTTCTGCCATAGCAGCCCAGGCCATAGCCATAGCCCTGCCCATAGCCAAATCCACGGCCATAGCCAAGGCCATAGCCAAAGCCACCAAATCCGCCAGagatgggctgtccctgcacactgAGCTCAGTGCCCACGGCAGCTGAGGAGGTGGATCCGACGGCTGTgctctgggggaaggaggtcatgatgggtcctggcagggtgaccagcacaggggaagggttGATGATGACGCGGGAATCCTGgcattgcagggcacagggctcgtTGCAGCTGTTGGCCAGCGGGGTGGGTCCGCAGGGACTGCAGCGGTTGTAGCAGGCCATGGGTGTGGTGTGGAGGGTGCCTGGAAGAGAGAGGGGTAAGGCACGGTGGAGGTGTCAGAGTGCGAGGGACAGTTATGGAAGAGGACAAGGGGTATGCAGGTTGTTGTGGGGCTGTAAGGAGGTGTGAGGGTtgcagaggctggggctgagcgTGCTGGAAGAGAGGGGCcaggggtgcaggagcaggagggtcaGAGGATTGAGTCTCACCTGATtgtctgcaggagcaggagtaGAAGGCTTGAGGAGAAGTGTGTGAGGGAGAGAGGCTCTGGGCCGGCTTTTATGCAGGTCCTGGATGGGCGGGACAGCGTTGTCCCATGGCCTTGGGGCAATtttgaggcagcagctcttgcCTGGCCCAGTTTGGTGAGTCATGAGTTGTAGAGTGGTTTCCTTCTTGCAGTTCTGCAATTCCATGTTCTGACCCTCAGGCTGTGTCCATCTGACCTTGTCGGCAGCTTTTAATTTCAACAATTAGTGACCATTTTCTTGTTGCCGCTGCCTTTCAGGACATGTAGAAGATTCAAACAATCCTTAGGCCAACTGATGTGTCATCGATGAGGACACGCCATGGAATAATGACATCATGTCCCATTTGTCTTCTTTGCTCCTGTTTGAAAGATCCTTCAGCTCTGTCAATTTCTTGTTTTAAGGGCACTCCAGTCCCATTGGtctcctggcactgctcttGGTCAACCATATCCATGTCCTTGTTGTACTCTGCAGCTCATCAGTAGTGCACGACAAGGCAGTTGacttcctcatcttcctcacCTTTCTTGTCTTACTTTTGTTATTACATATTTCCTAATTCTCTCCCAGTAATTGCTGGAGCTTTTTACATCAGAGGATCCATGGCCACCTCACAATCCATTTATGCTCCAGCAGGATCACAAGGTCAAATGCTATTTTTGACAAGGAAATGGCAACCAGTGTCAACTTCCTGGAATTCTATTGGGCCCTTAAACCAGTCCCACAGAACATCCTTATCTTTACACTGCCGACATATAGGTTTGAAGGGTTGACTAATGAATAGATGACTAATTGTTCCCCTCAtgcttcttctcctcctcctccacgaGGTTTCCTTTCCATGTGTCAGGCAGAGCCCAACAATGGGACCCCACATTGTGACCTCGCTGGGCCCAGCTGATACAAGGGCTACAGATGAACCCACACCAGACTGTGAGGAGCACAGGACACCTCCCCAAGTCATACGGATTGCTTTCCCATCTCCAATGGCAAAGGCCATGAATGTAGACAAGCCTGGAGAGATGCAGCCAAGATAGGGAGGAAAAGAACATGATCCAAGATGCAGATGCTCCCCGCCAGAAAAACTGCAAAGATTAGTGCAGCCTAAAAAGGGGATCTGGGTTTGTATAGCCTGGAGAAAtggagactcagaggtgaccttatcactctacaacttcctgaagggtgttTGTAGCCAGATGAGGGTTGGTCTCTGTCACCAGGTTCTAACAGAatgagaggacacagtctcaagctgcatcaaggaaaatataggttggataaTAGCAAAAAGTTTTCACTGAAAGAGcaataaagtactggaatggtctgccgggggaggtggtggagtcaccattcctggatgtatttaaaacaagactggatgtggcactcggtgccatggtttaattgaggtgttagggcatgacttggactagatgatcttgaaggtctcttccaacccagtaATTCTGTGAGTTCTGTGAATTCCGTGAATTCTATGAGAAGCTCCATGAGGAAATGAGGTCCCTCTTCACCACACGCGCACAGAACACAGCACACCAGTGCTGTGGGGTGACCTCACTGATGACATGGCATCTCCACAAAGCTTTGGTCACATCTTCAATCCATCCTGACATAAACCATCAAGACAAACATTTAACCTCTAATACTCACACTTGAAAGCTGCCACCAAAGTCAGATGGACACGGCCTCAAGAGTAGGATGCGGAATGGCAGAATCACACAAAGGAACGCCAGCACCATGacagagaaggaaggagcaaTTCACTACCTGTCCATTAGTAATTAGTCCTTTTTGCTAATAGGAACAAAACATTACATTTACAGGATATAAGTTATGAAACTCTTTGGCTGAACACAGAATAAACAAATTGATGGCacacaccaggctgggaaaaaagagatggGCATGTATTTGGTGTTGGTTATTGGAATTCTCAATGAGATCAAGAAATACACTTTAAATGATAGAGTGGCATGTGGGTAAATTTTAGAAATCTAAATGGACAATAACATGAGAACAAGTGCAGCCTGAACAGCCTCTACTTTCCAAGATACTCTCTCAATCTCAATTCAAGACACAAGAGCAAGACCACACTTTCATCCATCAGGAGGAACTctcaggcactgggacatttCCAGGTTATTGCAGAGTGACCTTCCCAGGACATCAGCAACTCCCTCAGCATTCCTGGGAGAAACACAATGACCGATGGACATCCAGTGGCACAGAAAAGAATCCCAGTCTTCACAAGGCACCCACAAACCACAACACACAAGGCCCACTGATGGCATTGCACCTCTGCTGGTCTCTGCTTGTTTATTCAGCCTTCACAGACATGTATCTAACAATCAAATCTACCCAAAGATCAGCTCTCACTCTAAAGCTGCCTCCAAGGTCAGATTGACACAGACTCAAGGGCAGGATATGACACTGCAGAATTGCAGAATGGAAAACACTCCCCACCTCATGACACACCAGGCTGGGCCAGCCAAGAGCTGTTGCCTCAAAATTGCCCCAAGGCCATGGGACAAGGCTGTCCCACCCATCCAGGAGCAGCATAAAAGCCGGCCCAGACCatctcacactcacacacacctCCTGAcgccttctcctcctgctcctgctgaaaaCCAGGTGAGTTTCAAGCCCTTGAccttcctgctcctccaccCCTGCCCTTCTCTTCCAGCACACTCAGTCCCATCCTCAACAGCCCTCACACCTCCCCATAGCCCCACAACAGCCTCCACACTCCCTCACTACCCCTTGCATCCCCACACCCCTGCCGTGCTTTACTCCTCCTCTCTTCCAGGACCCTCCACACCACACCCATGGCCTGCAACAGCCTCTGCCGTCCCTGTGGACCCACCCCGCTGGCCAACAGCTGCAacgagccctgtgccctgcaatgcCAGGATTCCCGCGTCATCATCaacccttcccctgtgctggtcaccctgccaggacccatcatgacctccttcccccagaacaCCGCCGTCGGATCCACCTCCTCGGCTGCCGTGGGCACTGAGCTcaatgcccagggacagcccatcTCTGGCGGATTTGGTGGCTTTGGTGGCTTTGGTGGCTTTGGCTACGGCCTTGGCTATGGCCGTGGATTTGGCTACGGGCTGGGCTATGGCTGTGGGTATGGCTATGGCCTGGGAGGCCTGGGCTGCTATGGCAGAAGGGGCTATGGCTACAACTGCTAAGGGACCTCAGCACCACCCCTGACACCAACCAACCAGTCCCTGGGACACTCCCCAGGCACTGAAATGCATCTCTAGGCAAAGGCTGTCAGCTGGCTCAGAACTTCTAGATCCTGCTCTCAGGGCACCAAGCAAGACACCAGCCAAGGGCCCAGCCCGGGCTGCCTGCAAACATGGCCCATCTGCCACCTGCTCTTCTCCCACTCCCTGCTCTACAACGCCCCTTCAGCTCTGTCCAGTCTCCTCCAGACAAACCCTTCTCCCAAGCCAGAGACCCTCAGGCACTGGCACTCCTTTGGGCTGCTCCCACTATGGGGTAGGAGGGCCTTGGTGCTCTAGCCAAAACTGAAAGCCGAGGATCTTGGCTGATGGTCACCCTCCTTGCACCCCCTACTTgcccttccctttcccagtggATGCTCACAACCTTCCACTGTTCTTTTAGCTCAATAAAGTTCTCTTGCATTACAGCCTCAGATGTCTCCTTTCCTTcactggcacacacaggcacacttTGCCTTTCTGGTGCATTCCAGACTTTCCTTGCTTGATCCCAGGCCTGCATACACTAATGCAGGTCTACCCCTGTCTCTAATAGAAACCACGTACGAGTCTTGTTTTCACTTTAGCTGGACACCAGTTGCTCCAGACCCTCATCATCTTCCAGGGTCATCTACAGCTCTGCTTCAGCAGGCCCGTATCTTTCGTATCCTCAGGTTCCCAGAGTTGAACACACATCTCCAGCCTCtgaagagcagagcacaggggtCAGAATCTcccctcacctgctgcccaTGCTGTGATGATGAGCCCAGGACATGGAGGAGTTTTGGTCTGTGAATGCACATGGCCAGGGCATGTCCAATTCTTCATCCACCGACACCCCAAGTCCTCCTTGGGCATTCTCTCAATCAACTCATTATCTATCTATTACCCATTTCTGAGATTGCTACGTGTCTGAGGGGACAACACTGCCCAGCTCATTGTTTAGTATGTTGAACAGAGTCGGCCCCATGGATCCAACTCCTGGGCTGCAGTACTGGGGATTCATCTCCATTTGCACTTTTGGCCACTGACCAGACACCTCTGGCCTCAGCCCCTCAGCCACTCTCAGGCCACTCACTGCGCCCTCAGGGAACCTGGacctgctcagctgctgtcagaGTGTAGAATGGGAAGGAGTCTTGAAGGCTTCATAAAAGGGTTGTGTccaacagcagccacagctctctcCTCATGCCCAGGCTGAGTCACTGGCACAGTGCAGACACAGAGCTCAGCCAAGCACCATTTCCTCAAGGGAAATCCTCCAAGTGAAGTGGCCTCAGCTCTGGGCTCTTGCCACATCTCAGGCCCCAAAGGCCTGGCTCACCCCAGCCCTGTTGCTGCTCCCATTTTCATGAAGGGAAAACTCTTCCTGAAAAGTTTGATGGGGTTCCAGCACCGGTGAATGACGGAAGAGCAACTGATATCATGTACGTGGACTTGTGCAAAACCTTTCTTCCTGTGGCGAACAACATCCTTATCTCTGACCTGGAGGGGTGTGGAGTTGACAGCTGGAACATCAACTGTGGGGTGGAAAATGGACAGGATGGTGTCACTCACAGTTGTggtcagcagctccatgtctgtgaggGGAACAGGGATGAGTGGTGACCTACAGAGGCTCGTATTGGGACCATTACCACTTCCCATCTTTGTCAGGCACAGGGAATTGAGTGTCCCCTCAGCAAGAATGGGAATGACATCAAAGTGAGCAGTGTGGTTGATTgtctggagggaagggatggcatCCAGAGAGCTCTTGACAGGCTGGGGTGGTGTGATTGTCATGAAGGTGAACAGGATGAAGTGCAGCATCCTAAGTCTGAATTGGAGCAATCTCGGTAATGGATATTTGGTCCATACTGAGATCCTTGAGGAGAAGGCCTTGGGATGTTGGTGGATGAAGAATTGGACATGCCCTGGCCATGTGAACATGACAAAGAGAAACTGCCCATGCCATGGGCTCATTGCcacagtgtgggcagcaggtgaggagggAATTCTGaccctctgctcagctctggtgaGACTGGAgttctgtgctcagctctggagcCTCAAGGGTAAAATTTACCCATTGGGGtattgtgacagtgttcacaggggtccaagatgagggaagagacaaggatctgactccatgtttcagaaggcttgatttattattttatgataaatattacattaaaactatactaaaagaatagaagaaaggatttcatcagaaggctagctaagaatacaaaaggaagaaataaataacaaaggcttgtgtctcaaacagagagtccaagccagctgactgtgattggccattaattagaaacaactctatgagaccaatcacagatccacctgttgcattccacagcagcagataaccattgtttacattttgttcctgaggcctcccagcttctgaggagaaaaaatcctaaggaaatgttttttcagaaaatatcatggctacagaGTATCGTGGATCTGCATCAGAGCTAAAGATATAGCAAGGCAGTGGACCAACAGCTGTGTAGCCATGTGAAAACGTGGCCCAGGAGAAGCTTGTGTCAGAGGCAGGGATAGATCTGCCTTAGTGTATCCAGGCATAGGATTACGCAAGTGAAGGGTTTGTGGTATCCAAGGGAACAGCAAACTGTGCCAGTGTGTGCCCatgaaggaaaaggagacaTAACAATGCTGCAATGCAAAAGAATTTT
Protein-coding sequences here:
- the LOC131081162 gene encoding feather beta keratin-like: MACYNRCSPCGPTPLANSCNEPCALQCQDSRVIINPSPVLVTLPGPIMTSFPQSTAVGSTSSAAVGTELSVQGQPISGGFGGFGYGLGYGRGFGYGQGYGYGLGCYGRRGYGYNC
- the LOC131081169 gene encoding feather beta keratin-like translates to MACNSLCRPCGPTPLANSCNEPCALQCQDSRVIINPSPVLVTLPGPIMTSFPQNTAVGSTSSAAVGTELNAQGQPISGGFGGFGGFGGFGYGLGYGRGFGYGLGYGCGYGYGLGGLGCYGRRGYGYNC